The sequence TATAGAGATGTTTTGTGAGGAGGTCTGTAGTGCAGTCGGTGTTCAGAGTCACAAAGAATGATTTAATAATTGGAGACTCAGGCCGTTTATTTGTATCCTGGGTTTTAACAGTGCCTAATAAAtgataatgtttatttatctgcattggggttgaggtcaggacactcaAATTCTTCCACTTCACTCTTGTCAAAATTATGTATTCATGGTGCTTGCATTATTTACagttgtcatgctggaacatgtttgagcttttagttccagtgaaggtaaATTtctaatgctacagcatacagagacattctaGACTACTGTGTAACTCCAACAGcatggggaagaaccacatactGGTgcagaagaagaataagaagcctttattttcgccaaacatacattacagaacagtggaattcttttcttcgcatttCCTAGCTGAGGCAAAAACacagtgtgatggtcaggtgtccacatacttttggacatACTATATATTACACTTATAGGCCCTTTAACTTTAATCCTGCTTGAATGGTTTACACACAGTTGATGTGATGTTTCATTAATAAAAGCATACATATATTAGGTTGATGGCAGAAAAAAACCTTtatgattcatttcatttaaatggaaaaaaaatattgtctGTGATTAATCTCAAAGGGAATAGTTAGAATGAATCCATCGGCAAGATTTTAATCAGAGCTTAATCAAAGAGTCTTTTTAGAAAGGATTTGTTAAGCAATATCTATAATTAAAAGCTGCAGGGCATGCCTTGCTTCAGTGGATAATCTCACCTGTATATTGTAGACTTCTGACCTGCTGCTAGAATCATAAAGACTGCCTTCTGCTCATCCCAAGAGATTTATTCATAAAAGATTCATACAAAACATCTTTTCAGCACACTTACTACCTTTTGGCTTTATAGTATATTGTTGTAGAAGAGAAATTAGTTTTATTCCCAATATCCAGTGTCACCAAAAAGTGGACTGGATCTTTTGAATTAAGGTTTCATTGAGGTTTTCCTTGTTACGGTcgcctctggtttgctcatctgagatctaaatctacatccagatttctgtaaagctgcttagtGACAATGTGTATTGTTAAAAGTTCTGTACTGTTAATATGAATTAAATGGATGCATGTTTTTAGCTGAACAAATCCATAGTTAGGCTTGGTCTTTGTGGTATTTCTATTCTGGTCTTGGCCTGGATCCTAAAATAAATGCTAggtttgtttaaaataatggAACCCCTCCTGTGGGACACACTTAAAGGTCAGTAGTGACTCTCTAAATAGCAAAGGTCAAGCAGGGTCTGTGTGAAGGTGTAGTGTCGGTGAAACGGCAACTCTTTTGACGtacataatctttttttttttttttaataatcggACACTCAGGCTGTTTATTTGCGTCTTGGCTGGCTCTGGGTTTTAACAGTACTTAATAAAAAGTCTACAGTTGTTTATTGATCTGCACTTTGTCTCTAGAGTATGTTGTAATATACAATATGTGTTTATTAGCTTTGGATGGGTGCCCACCCTAAGGGAGATGCTCTTATCAAAGACAACAGAATATCGCAGAGAACACTGGGGCAGTGGATCGCTGATTATCCAGCATGCttggggtcaaaggtcaaagaCACATTCCAGGGACAGCTCCCCTTTCTTTTTAAAGTGCTGTCAGTCAACACTGCACTATCCATCCAAGCTCATCCCAACAGAGtgagtaaagtaaaataataaatataatataatgcattataCTTGAAACATATATCCAGCTTCTAATCACTTAATAAATACATCTCAGGAGCTAGCAGCTAAGCTACACGCCCAATTCCCTGAGCACTACCCTGACAGCAACCATAAGCCCGAGATGGCGATTGCACTGACTGAGTTTGAAGGTCTCTGTGGTTTTCGTCCGGTGGAGGAAATCATTTCCTTTATCAAAAGTGAGTGTGACTTTAAACATCATATTGCATCACAGTACAATGCTAGAATGCTGAATTGTTAGCCCAGTGTGTGTACTGGAGTGTTCTCATCACTGCATGGCATTTTTGCTGAATCTGtcgggtttttttgtttgtttgtttgtttttgtttttctagatGTCCCAGAATTTCATGCTCTGGTAGGTAATGAGGCAGCAGATGAGCTGCAGAGCAGCAGGGATAACCCTGCACGTGCTTCTCTCGCACTGAAGAAGTGCTTCAGCAGGATGATGAACTGTGAGAAGAAAGTTTTTGTAGATCAGCTGAACATGCTGGTGAAAAGAGTCTCTGAAGAAGGTGAGAAATTTACCTTGAAATGTCACTTCTAGCTGTACTGTATGCCCTGTGAGACAACACCGGCTGTATTTGTTATAGAAATGAAGACATGAATtatttttcatgtctcttttttttgttgtagagGCTGCAGGCAAAGACACATCAGGCAATAACGGAGAGCTGCTGCTTCGACTCCACTCCCAGTACCCGGGTGATATCGGCTGTTTCTCCATCTATTTCCTGAACCATATTGTGCTGCATCCAGGAGAGGCCATGTTTCTGGGAGCCAATGAACCTCATGCCTACCTTTCTGGAGGTTACTCTCTCCTTTTTAGCTATTTATTTGAAACAATTTCAGGAGGAAGGGGAACTGAATATGACACAAAATTGGAATAAGGTTGCAACTTATATTTCTGCCAGGAAAAGCTTAGTTACTGTATGTGTAGGATATTTACAGTATATGCCATTCTGTATGCAAAGTATAAGGAACACCTCTTGAAACTCCTCGACAGACTTATAGCGCTTAACTGCTAAATGTCAGAACTGCCGAGCTGAAATCAAATGTTTTGGTCACATTGTGTCAGAGGTAGGAGTTTCAATTGACCCTGACAAAGAACCAGTAAAACTGACTTGTATCTGAAGCCAGCAATTCAGTAAGCCTCATCCTGCATCGAGGAACCGTGAAGAGGTTTAATAACCTCTATAAGATCATTTATATGCACCAAGTTATTGTTCCAGTTAGAGCATATGCCACAAGGCATCATGGGAGCCCTAGCAAACATTTCAGAGGCTCACAGAGAACGGCTTTGGGAACATGCATCTTCTCCAAGCCATTGTCCACTGAAACAATTATTGTCAAAATGCTGGAAGAACATGAGGATTATGATATGCCTGGTTTTGTCTATTTGTACATCAGTGTTGTTTCTGTAATCAAAACATTTTGGCAAGTGACAAAATACTGACCATAAGTCTTCCATCTTCCAGATTGTGTCGAGTGCATGGCCTGTTCAGATAACACAGTGCGTGCTGGACTGACCCCGAAATACATTGATGTGAACACGTTGTGTGAAATGTTAAACTACAGTCCTGCTCCAGCCAGAGCCAAAATCTTTCCCTCAGTGCAGGACCCTTCAGACCCCTGTGTTCATCTGTACGACCCACCTGTACCAGACTTCACTGTCATGAGGATACAGGTAAGTTACACTGTGTGCACAAGCTATAGGCTTGAGATGGTTTACtccatttgtgtattttttagtAGTTCTGTATGGCTATGGGGTGTTTATGTCTGAGGAAGTGAAGCAAGCAGATTTAAGTGTTTATATTGCACTTGCTTTTGGGTAGCACAGTGATGCAGTGGGTAGTGGTTTCACCTTACAGCTTTACAGTCCCTGGTTTTTGGGAGCTCAGGTTCCTGTTGCATGTCCTCCAGATTCATCGTTTTCCTCCCAACTCATAAAAACACGAAATTAGATGGATTGGCTGTGCTAAATTGATTAAATTATGGTATTTGGGATtatcttatccagagcaacttacatttatctcatttatatgtACAATATTTATAAATCTATTTATATATCTGATGACCTTCCAGTCAGTACTCCaatgtcttaaccactgagctacctcCATACACTCTCTTCTctatcaatcacagtgacactagccagtCAGAAGTGGGCAGATCGGGGATACTGAGTGTTATACCACCCCCTGACActgcatgagcagcagtttaaaaAAGATATGGTCAGCTCAGGGGAAGCATTTTGTCTAGTTGATATCTGTTGTGTGATAGGGGAAAGCTCACTGAAAGGTAGGGAATCGGCCATGGCTAAATGTGGATTTCAATCAGGGACAAAACACTTTCTTTTGCTTCTATTTGCACTACATTAGACAGGGCAGTTCAGGCTACCTAAGAAGTATCCAGCGTGTTTAAAAATGACTGCATAAATCTGTTCTGtgttaacactttttttttggtgattcCTGCCTTTGACCTTGAGCACGGCTGAATATTTTGCTGTGTTCTACCTCCAGGTCCCTCCCTCTGTGAAGCAGTACATAATGAGCCCATTGGACTGTGCATCCATCTTATTAGTGATTCAGGGCGAGGCCAGCGCTCTCTCAGACATCATGGTGCACAGGGGTTCCGTGCTGTTCATCTCAGCCAATGAGAGCATCACACTGCAGGTGACATCATCTTCTGGGATGACCATGTTCCGGGCCTGCTGTCTTCTTTAGGCACAAAAGTGATTCTGAGCAAACAGGATGTGTCTGCTTTTACTGATAAGTTCAGTATGTCCAATTTTAACCTTCtacatttgttttaatgttCCTTGTTCAGCAGCAACTCCAAAGGGAAAAGAACCACtgaaaatataacacacacttcagcaaTATACCAACTGATAAGAACCAGTAtagtgataaacacacacacacacacaaacatatacatgaGGTGTCTTTTGCTAGTGGTCCCTTCCTTTAAACCATGTAGTGTCTGAATTGAGGCATTGATATTTTAATAACAGGATGATGAAATGATAAAGTGCCAGTTTTCATTATAAACATATTAAGGACATAAAGGCTGAGCATGACAAATCAAGATTGCTTTTGTGTTTGCCTGAAGAAAAGTTCAGTAGTTTAACAAATTATTACtttgtaatagtaataattcaCCTAactaattattactattataagtATTTATTAATAAGCATGTGCTTTTAAAAAACTAGCCCACTCATCATACCGCTGATGTCACATCCTGCACTACAATTAGATTCATGTTTTGAATGCGCAGATGcatgttttaattttaattttaataactaGTTGACTACAAAATTAACATTCAGACTAAAAATCATTAACAGCTTGCATTAAGGTTATGCTTAATGTAAGGGAAAGAAATTCTTCACTGGGAAATGTTTTAATCTAGAAAACCTAAAAGCACATGCTCAGTCTGCAGTCGTGTCACTCTCACATTCAAAAGTGAAACACAATTCAGGGACTTTttaagtataaaaaataataatcactactgagaaatttagattttttttttttttttaaaagctaaaCTGCTTTTACACTCTTTTATGAATCTGCTGAGTAGGTTTACCCTTTCTAATAGGATGCTTTGTCAGATATTTACTGTGAAAGAAGAAAGCAGTGATCAAGTTGCTGATAAAGTGTTTTTAtatgactttagtttgtatgaATGTGAAAGCTGTTACCGGTACTATCCGTCCCTCTCTCTACCGTCCCTCTCTCTATCCGTCCCTCTGCAAGTCTTTGTGCTTTCCCAGAGATTGCTCTCACTGGACTAACATTAGGATCATTGTTCATAAAAGATTCTTTTATGAAAAATTATCTTAATATTTGTTTACTGTAAACTCTGTGCACTTTTACGTGAGGTCGCCCAAGCAGGTTGTGTCCCAGATCCTCAATCTGCACCTCAATCCGTTTTCAGTGTTTGCTACCTCCAGTGAAGGTTTGGAATAAAGGCATGGATTAGCATTTTTGAATCTTCTGTGGCATGAGGTTGTTTAAACTCTATGTAAACCCTAATAAACTACAATTCTGTATGATTTCCTCTGCTTATtgtgtctttttattttagttaccTTGTATAACGCAGGTTCAAtaatttatacatatacacttttTATCCTGGTCTGGGatgtggtggatctggagcctatccaggGATGCTGAGGCAAGCCAGGTATACTCTCTGGTTAAGCCCCAGTTCGTTGcaaggcaccatgcacacacattcctactcactcactcagggTCTTAGGAGTAGTTTGCTAGCATGCTCTtgggaagtgggaggaaaccagcaAATCCAGATTAACCAGTGAAagcagtaacctgagctcaggataaaACTACTGGAATTTGAAATCATAATGAAAAAGAATATAAAGTATAATGCAAACAGTTTGtagtttaataaatatttattcaaataaagGGATTTCATGAGTATCGTTAAAAACAAAGTGCTAAGCCTGACATTTTGTCCACTCCAAATTCTGATGTTTGCTAATAATACATTTGAATGTTAAAAgttatgtattttattgttcTGAAGGATCAGTTGAGCCATTTCACCAAAAGATCCTCTGAATTTGAGGACTGTAGTAGTGGGATTTCACCATTTTTCTCTGATTTAATGATCACACGAGTTATTGTGTCTTTCGAGCGTTTACTACACAGTGAGTCCAGGCTGAAAGTGTGCTGCTGAATCTGACTGGCTGTGGGTCTGAGAGCCCAGTAAAGCTTCTGTAGGGCCTGGACATCACCCAAGGCATCATGAGCTGCATAGGAAACCCCAAGCAAAGTCTTTACCAAGTTCTCCTGTTTAAAGCTGTGGACACCACTGTCCTTGAGCATCTGCCGGGTTAAGGGGAGACTGTCCAGGAAGCCCAGGATTCCAGCCTGGAAGGCTGCTTTTAGGCCAAACTCATCCAAAACTCTGGCCAGGACAAGGCAATCAAACCTGCGAATGTTGTGACCTACCAGCAGCGGGCGTCCGAACATACGAAGGAAGGTTATAAAGGACACCAGGGCTTCCTTCAGCGAGTTGGTGAGCACTGGCCTGTGGTGAAGAAAGAGTCGATGGCGGCGAACTCTGAAGCCGGTAATTCTAGATGCCCCAGGCTCCATCCGGCATCGAGGAACCATGAAGAGGTTTAATGTGTGATGACCGCTCACTGCCGCTAGCTGAACAATGTCACACGAGGGGCCTGGACAAGAAAAGATCAGAGAGACAAGTTCCAGTGAAACCTGATGGGGTGTATGAATCTGGACACTCTCTACCACTCTCTAAAAGCTTGTGTAAAGTATGCCTGCATTCTTAACCCTACTGAAATAGAAGA comes from Hemibagrus wyckioides isolate EC202008001 linkage group LG14, SWU_Hwy_1.0, whole genome shotgun sequence and encodes:
- the plex9.2 gene encoding three prime repair exonuclease 4: MAVSFGDTHSPNLVFFDLETTGLGPSCDIVQLAAVSGHHTLNLFMVPRCRMEPGASRITGFRVRRHRLFLHHRPVLTNSLKEALVSFITFLRMFGRPLLVGHNIRRFDCLVLARVLDEFGLKAAFQAGILGFLDSLPLTRQMLKDSGVHSFKQENLVKTLLGVSYAAHDALGDVQALQKLYWALRPTASQIQQHTFSLDSLCSKRSKDTITRVIIKSEKNGEIPLLQSSNSEDLLVKWLN
- the mpi gene encoding mannose-6-phosphate isomerase; this encodes MEEVRVFPLSCLVQNYAWGKVGLDSEVAKLVLGGDPQTVIQDDRPYAELWMGAHPKGDALIKDNRISQRTLGQWIADYPACLGSKVKDTFQGQLPFLFKVLSVNTALSIQAHPNRELAAKLHAQFPEHYPDSNHKPEMAIALTEFEGLCGFRPVEEIISFIKNVPEFHALVGNEAADELQSSRDNPARASLALKKCFSRMMNCEKKVFVDQLNMLVKRVSEEEAAGKDTSGNNGELLLRLHSQYPGDIGCFSIYFLNHIVLHPGEAMFLGANEPHAYLSGDCVECMACSDNTVRAGLTPKYIDVNTLCEMLNYSPAPARAKIFPSVQDPSDPCVHLYDPPVPDFTVMRIQVPPSVKQYIMSPLDCASILLVIQGEASALSDIMVHRGSVLFISANESITLQVTSSSGMTMFRACCLL